One region of Salvia miltiorrhiza cultivar Shanhuang (shh) chromosome 3, IMPLAD_Smil_shh, whole genome shotgun sequence genomic DNA includes:
- the LOC131015228 gene encoding probable LRR receptor-like serine/threonine-protein kinase At3g47570 — MNMSSLQTIYLSRNKFTGNLSRDVGNITMLTNLHLLENHFTGIIPTEFGQLYHLEKLDLQFNSLSGSIPHELFNISTLRSLALVGNALSGVLPTHLCHSSPFLEELFLGNNSISGAIPNSISNCSQLIKLSLARNKFSGYIPTHLGNLRLLQMLQLFSNNLTQAPSSSFITSLTNCRSLTHLSFGDNPLNGVIPASVGNLSSSLERFIATNCKFSGSIPVEIGNLSNMMVLAFPGNELSGNIPLTISHLHQLQGLDLQDNMLGGSIPHAICDLFSLNTLVMSKNQFSGPIPKCLGNVSSLRNLGLDSNILNSSIPSSLWGLTDLINLDLSSNSLNGSLPLEMSNLGAAIYINLSMNQLSGSIPTNIEKLQNLVNLSLANNRLEGSIPVSMGSMISLENLDLSYNNLSGSIPKSLEALQHLDYFNVSFNSLSGEIPNGGSFRNFTMDSFKGNEALCGIPKFHVQICSSISNHKSKRKKVERASFIVFGVVACISVVSLAFIIVRNKRKDKMTREVDELIFIVPERISYYELLQATKKFDESNLLGTGSSCSVYKGILNNGKDIVVKVFNMQLEGISRIFDVECEILRSIRHKNLTSVISSCSNEEFKALVLEYMPKGNLEKWLYSHNYCLNMMERLNIMIDVASALEYLHHGYSMPIVHSDLKPSNVLLDEDMVAHVSDFGIAKLLCDGDSFVLTNTLATLGYIAPEYGLEGLVSTRCDVYSYGVMLIETFTRKRPSDDMFCGDMSLKRWVELSLSENPDEVIDANLVMNLEEEMIDKNMHCVSSILELALKCSADSPGDRINMKQAHAELQKIKHRFSQ, encoded by the exons atgaatatgtCTTCTCTGCAAACCATATATCTAAGCCGCAACAAATTCACGGGGAACCTTTCAAGGGATGTCGGGAATATTACCATGCTAACAAATTTACACCTCCTTGAAAACCATTTTACAG GGATTATTCCCACTGAATTTGGCCAACTTTACCATTTGGAGAAATTAGACCTACAATTCAACAGCTTGAGTGGTTCGATTCCACATGagctctttaacatttcaactctTCGGAGTCTTGCATTGGTCGGCAATGCTCTGTCAGGGGTTCTTCCAACCCATTTATGCCATTCCTCTCCCTTTCTTGAAGAATTGTTTCTTGGCAATAATTCCATCAGTGGAGCAATACCCAACTCCATCTCTAACTGTTCTCAACTCATAAAACTCTCACTTGCTAGAAACAAATTCAGTGGTTATATACCTACTCATCTCGGCAACCTAAGACTTCTTCAAATGCTTCAACTGTTCAGCAACAATCTTACCCAGGCACCATCATCTTCCTTCATTACTTCATTGACAAATTGCAGGTCTCTAACTCATTTGTCATTTGGTGATAATCCTCTAAATGGTGTCATTCCAGCTTCTGTCGGGAACTTATCTTCCTCACTCGAAAGATTCATTGCCACCAACTGCAAATTCAGTGGCAGCATTCCTGTTGAAATAGGCAATCTAAGCAATATGATGGTACTGGCTTTCCCAGGAAATGAGTTATCTGGTAATATTCCACTAACTATAAGCCATTTGCATCAACTTCAAGGATTAGATCTTCAAGATAACATGTTGGGAGGCTCAATACCACATGCTATATGTGATCTATTCAGCCTCAATACTTTAGTTATGAGCAAGAATCAATTTTCAGGCCCAATTCCTAAATGTCTGGGAAATGTCTCTTCTTTAAGAAATCTTGGTCTAGACTCCAACATTTTGAATTCTAGCATACCATCAAGCTTATGGGGCCTAACAGATTTGATCAATCTAGACTTGTCCTCGAATTCATTAAATGGGTCACTACCTCTAGAGATGAGTAACTTAGGAGCAGCGATATATATAAACCTATCGATGAATCAGTTGTCAGGGTCAATTCCGACGAATATCGAAAAGTTGCAGAATTTGGTTAATCTGTCTTTGGCAAATAATAGACTAGAAGGTTCTATTCCTGTGTCTATGGGAAGCATGATCAGTTTGGAAAATCTCGACTTGTCGTACAACAACCTCTCTGGTTCAATTCCAAAGTCTTTAGAAGCACTTCAACACCTCGACTACTTTAATGTCTCTTTCAATAgtttaagtggagaaattcctaatggaggttcttttagaaacttcactaTGGATTCTTTTAAGGGTAATGAGGCATTGTGTGGAATCCCCAAGTTCCATGTCCAAATTTGCTCTTCAATTTCTAATCacaaatcaaagagaaagaaGGTGGAACGAGCTTCATTTATTGTTTTCGGGGTTGTGGCTTGCATCTCAGTTGTTTCTTTGGCCTTTATAATTGTCAGAAACAAAAGGAAAGATAAGATGACTAGAGAAGTTGATGAGTTGATATTCATTGTGCCGGAAAGAATCTCTTATTATGAACTGTTGCAAGCAACGAAAAAATTCGATGAAAGCAATTTACTTGGCACTGGGAGTTCTTGCTCTGTTTATAAAGGAATTCTTAACAATGGGAAGGATATCGTTGTCAAGGTGTTTAACATGCAGCTAGAAGGTATTTCAAGAATATTCGATGTCGAATGTGAGATACTACGTAGCATTCGACACAAGAATCTGACAAGCGTCATAAGCAGTTGCTCCAATGAAGAGTTCAAGGCATTAGTACTTGAATATATGCCAAAGGGAAACCTTGAAAAATGGTTATATTCCCACAACTATTGCTTGAATATGATGgaaagattgaatataatgattGATGTTGCATCTGCTTTGGAGTATCTTCACCACGGTTATTCAATGCCCATTGTCCACAGCGACTTGAAGCCTAGTAATGTGCTGTTAGATGAAGACATGGTTGCCCATGTAAGCGACTTTGGGATAGCAAAGTTGTTATGCGATGGAGATAGCTTTGTGTTAACCAACACGCTAGCAACATTGGGTTACATCGCTCCAG agtatggcttggaagggctagtttcaacaaggtgtgatgtgtatagctacggggtgatgttgattgaaactTTTACGAGAAAAAGGCCTAGTGATGATATGTTTTGCGGAGATATGAGCTTAAAGAGATGGGTAGAACTCTCACTTTCGGAGAACCCAGATGAAGTGATAGATGCCAACTTAGTCATGaatttggaggaagaaatgaTTGACAAGAATATGCATTGTGTATCATCCATACTTGAATTGGCTCTGAAATGCTCTGCCGACTCTCCCGGGGATAGAATCAACATGAAACAAGCACATGCAGAGTTGCAGAAAATCAAACATCGGTTTTCCCAATGA
- the LOC131019100 gene encoding LRR receptor-like serine/threonine-protein kinase GSO2 — MDKKLHCIFAYAFLITITFQMLSSEAKAKQPLSLATDQTALLSLKHTSLLLATNWTNSTSVCTWIGVTCSLRHPRVAALNLSNMALSATIPPQLGHLSFLVFLDLSNNLFYGDLPHQLSLLRRLKFISFQLNNFTGDIPPMLGQLPKLEYLSLRNNSFIGSIPKSLSNLTNLQFLDLTSNSLSGEIPKEFGRLQSLQTLVVQLNHLSGAIPSAIFNISTLVSMAFTYNELSGSLPTDICSNLPSLTGIYLSYNQLSGAIPTNLSQCSRLEMLSLSYNSLTGEIPSEIGYLTSLQILYLGGNNLNGIYG; from the coding sequence ATGGACAAAAAGCTTCATTGCATTTTTGCGTATGCATTCCTAATTACCATAACCTTCCAAATGCTTTCTTCTGAAGCCAAAGCTAAACAACCTCTGAGCCTTGCAACTGATCAAACTGCCCTTCTTTCACTCAAACATACATCTCTTTTACTTGCAACTAATTGGACCAACTCCACCTCCGTCTGCACCTGGATTGGCGTCACTTGCAGCTTGCGCCACCCAAGAGTAGCTGCCTTGAATCTCTCCAACATGGCTCTCTCCGCCACCATTCCACCGCAGCTCGGACACCTCTCCTTCCTCGTCTTCCTCGACCTCTCCAACAACCTTTTCTATGGAGATTTGCCACACCAACTGTCTCTCCTTCGCCGTTTGAAGTTCATATCTTTCCAACTCAACAACTTCACCGGAGACATCCCTCCGATGTTGGGTCAGTTACCAAAATTAGAGTACTTGTCTTTACGCAACAACAGCTTCATAGGTTCCATCCCAAAATCGCTCTCAAACCTCACAAACCTACAATTTCTTGACTTAACTTCCAATTCTCTAAGTGGAGAAATACCGAAAGAGTTTGGGAGACTTCAAAGTCTACAAACTCTAGTTGTTCAATTAAATCATCTCTCCGGTGCAATACCATCAGCCATATTCAACATCTCGACCCTTGTATCTATGGCCTTCACATACAATGAATTGAGTGGAAGTCTTCCAACAGACATTTGCAGTAATCTTCCATCTCTTACTGGGATTTATCTTTCTTACAATCAGCTGAGTGGCGCGATTCCCACAAATCTATCCCAATGTTCACGGCTTGAGATGTTGAGCCTCTCTTACAACTCTTTAACTGGGGAGATACCTTCAGAAATCGGCTACTTAACATCTCTTCAGATTCTATATCTTGGTGGTAACAATTTGAATGGTATATATGGTTGA
- the LOC131015202 gene encoding uncharacterized protein LOC131015202 has translation MESSKKKSGGVEISKKNRSLDLKSLYESKFSEVRGSKKKVCDENDGESVKKKKRKSRKEIPLSSFESDAKKSRKEDVNGVKQELEFEQKSKDRSEGLHDIPLPLGNNGSSFNIPKRPRGSVRRKKLGSDQGSEPTRHSDSAGSAGEVKAEVTKSEDGEGPNDRLARVATTSSGNNCLSSVKSKRKVNGSNSKLKQKSDSKPTVKSSGSNVKLKQKTGAEEVKDNRNGESGSACHAEKEHNPVVNNKVAPPKRQQNNSRKKKDAVLSRGRGGVEAKAKKSQPSMGSSSDRLFVDFVDDDDDDEENLEQNAARMLSSRFDPSCTGFSSKKSSASQKADGLLFSSSSAQDSFTRRAKSFAGPSASADDKSRTLRPRRENAGKGVSRKRRHFYEILAQDLDPYWVLNRRIKIFWPLDESWYYGLVNDYNSETKHHRIKYDDREEEIVNLLDEKFKLLLLPSEVPDNSKTRKRRRVKDLRSGQIAPSAGDDICVGDPLDSEPIASWLASQSQRAKASPKSLKRQRTSEKHLPLVSSLSSEKTDNSNSGVVDSTIFRNNRDCESASVDSLLDGRLGNNSLPGSAHTSLSEKHVVYVRKKYRKTSEGGNSVSRDVKACRTSPWTVPPLSPVRVGLRPTKGRSGKILWSLDGQGKLRLKDVLLEPEQFKFQICLPILPAMGTSFEIGNFTLLHDIFMLQHGVLVASSPAVVLEMLFIDTNFGMRFLLYEGCLKQAVALIFQILIVFSQFDEKWNDDMKLPATSIRFQLSSSQDPRKQHVFAFYSFSKLKSSRWLYLDSEILKHCFLIKQLPISECTYDNIKELECGNFQSRRPCDGSKHSSNEGFKKKYVSGILPMGVSREARNKRMTQSAFSLAAKPGKVPQFALSFSAAPTFFLTLHLQLLMEHSFAWVNLQHHDALCSSESSDDICQPGADCARFKPRFSASQDGTTGNEIRKIAAEAPGLNGFQRDSGMEVVLASNAAENDTSSKKIQRGNPENDGRDGCLKEIAGNASKIISQPCQQEPRKEAHQLIDAPRLSSMPTSITSQTADPRIDSTSRGMRIEIPSSESRQASDVDWNVHDGFVHKPNTIGFRSSWQHGGNNSVSSPFGHKPPVWPDGSPNFTPNGFSNGPKKPRTQVQYTLPFVGCDLSEKQKSPSTKSLPCKRIRKASLKRISDGSGNNRKNLESLSCVANVLVTNGDKGWRECGAHIVLEVDDHNEWRLAVKLSGVTKYSYKVKHILQPGSTNRFSHAMMWKGGKDWVLEFPDRSQWMLFKEMHEECHDRNIRAASVKNIPIPGVRLVEESDDHGNEAPFVRNPIKYFRQVQNDVEMAMDPSHVLYDMDSDDEQWLMSHNSRADKHDEISEESLEKAIDMFEKVSYSQHRLNFTDDEIEKLLSGMGSTAAAKVVHQYWREKREKIGMSLIRHLQPPLWERYQQQLKEWEHKVSPGLYAFSAGNQGKVPPEKPPMFAFCLRPRGLEVPNKGSKQRSHRRLPVSGHHHASLADHDGLVFGRRSNGHVYGDEKAYASSLHHDSSDVSPSLRGATRVLSPRDAHFYLSTGASDWKGSPKFYKNKSKKLGSYPSYNNQQTMIPYTPRSTGKRNAIQQWNTGGVPESPGQRSYFLEGPDSSADIHEFRLRDACGAAQHAQKMAKLKREKAQKLFYRADLAVHKAVLALMNAEAIKEPLGDSIDIN, from the exons ATGGAAAGCAGCAAAAAGAAGTCTGGTGGCGTTGAAATTTCTAAGAAAAACCGTTCATTAGATCTCAAGAGCCTCTATGAATCCAAGTTTTCTGAAGTGAGGGGCAGTAAGAAGAAAGTTTGTGACGAAAATGATGGGGAAAgtgttaaaaagaaaaaaaggaagagTAGGAAGGAGATTCCCCTAAGTAGTTTTGAGAGTGATGCTAAGAAAAGTAGGAAGGAGGATGTAAATGGTGTAAAACAAGAGCTTGAATTTGAACAGAAATCAAAGGACAGGAGTGAAGGTCTGCATGACATCCCGTTGCCTTTGGGAAACAATGGAAGTTCTTTTAATATCCCAAAGCGCCCACGGGGTTCGGTGAGGAGGAAAAAGTTGGGAAGTGATCAAGGTTCTGAGCCGACCAGGCATTCTGATTCTGCTGGTTCTGCAGGAGAAGTCAAGGCTGAAGTTACTAAATCTGAGGATGGGGAGGGCCCCAATGACCGATTAGCTCGAGTAGCTACCACTTCCTCCGGTAATAACTGCCTTTCAAGTGTGAAATCCAAGAGAAAGGTAAATGGTTCTAATTCGAAATTAAAGCAGAAGTCTGATTCAAAACCCACTGTGAAGTCTAGTGGTTCAAATGTGAAATTAAAGCAGAAGACGGGAGCTGAAGAAGTTAAAGATAACAGGAATGGTGAGTCTGGTTCAGCTTGCCATGCAGAGAAAGAACATAATCCAGTTGTAAATAATAAAGTTGCACCGCCCAAAAGACAGCAGAATAACAGTCGGAAGAAAAAGGATGCAGTACTCAGCAGAGGTAGAGGTGGTGTGGAGGCCAAAGCTAAGAAGTCTCAGCCTTCTATGGGTAGTTCATCGGATAGGCTCTTTGTTGATTTTGtggatgacgatgatgatgatgaggagaATCTTGAGCAGAATGCTGCAAGGATGCTCTCCTCTCGGTTTGATCCAAGCTGTACTGGCTTCTCATCGAAGAAGTCTTCAGCATCTCAGAAGGCTGATGGATTGTTgttttcatcttcatcagctCAGGACTCTTTTACCCGACGGGCCAAGTCATTTGCTGGGCCGTCTGCATCTGCTGATGATAAGAGCAGAACACTTAGACCCAGGAGAGAAAATGCAGGGAAAGGCGTCTCAAGGAAACGGCGCCATTTCTATGAAATTCTCGCCCAAGACTTGGATCCGTACTGGGTTTTGAACCGGAGGATCAAAATTTTTTGGCCATTGGATGAGAGTTGGTACTATGGCCTTGTGAATGATTACAATTCTGAAACTAAGCATCATCGCATAAAATATGATGACCGAGAAGAGGAAATTGTTAATCTCCTAGATGAGAAATTCAAGCTGTTGCTTCTCCCTAGTGAGGTTCCTGACAATTCGAAAACTCGAAAACGAAGAAGGGTCAAAGATTTACGTAGTGGACAAATAGCTCCATCAGCTGGTGATGATATCTGTGTGGGGGATCCTCTTGATTCCGAACCCATTGCATCATGGCTTGCTAGTCAATCTCAACGTGCCAAAGCTTCACCAAAATCTTTGAAGAGACAGAGGACTTCAGAGAAGCACCTTCCTTTGGTCTCTTCATTGTCATCCGAAAAAACTGACAACTCAAATAGTGGTGTAGTTGATTCAACAATATTTAGAAATAACCGAGATTGTGAATCTGCATCGGTGGATAGCTTACTTGATGGTCGATTGGGTAATAACTCTCTACCAGGGAGTGCACACACATCCCTAAGTGAGAAACATGTGGTTTATGTCAGGAAGAAATACCGTAAGACAAGTGAAGGAGGTAATTCTGTGTCTAGAGATGTCAAAGCATGTAGAACTTCTCCATGGACTGTACCACCACTTTCCCCTGTTAGAGTTGGCTTGCGACCTACCAAAGGAAGATCTGGCAAGATACTATGGTCGCTTGATGGTCAAGGCAAATTAAGATTAAAAGATGTTTTGCTGGAACCTGAGCAATTCAAATTCCAGATATGCCTACCTATATTACCAGCTATGGGGACTTCATTTGAAATAGGGAACTTTACGCTGCTTCATGACATATTTATGCTTCAACATGGGGTGTTGGTGGCTAGCTCTCCTGCTGTTGTCCTGGAAATGCTTTTTATTGATACTAATTTCGGCATGAGATTTCTCTTATATGAAGGCTGCCTGAAGCAGGCTGTAGCCTTGATATTCCAGATCTTGATTGTCTTTAGTCAATTTGATGAAAAGTGGAATGACGACATGAAGTTACCTGCAACCTCAATCAGGTTCCAACTTTCTAGTTCTCAAGATCCAAGGAAGCAGCATGTATTTGCATTTTACAGTTTCTCCAAGCTGAAAAGTTCAAGATGGCTTTACCTGGACTCGGAGATTCTGAAACATTGTTTTCTCATTAAACAACTGCCCATCTCAGAGTGCACGTATGACAACATAAAGGAACTTGAATGTGGGAATTTCCAGTCACGCAGACCTTGTGATGGTTCAAAACACTCCTCAAATGAG GGTTTCAAAAAGAAATATGTGTCTGGCATTCTGCCAATGGGTGTTTCCCGAGAAGCCCGTAATAAAAGGATGACTCAGTCTGCTTTTAGTCTGGCTGCGAAGCCTGGAAAAGTGCCTCAATTCGCTCTCTCCTTTTCTGCTGCACCAACTTTCTTTCTCACTCTACATCTCCAGCTACTGATGGAACATAGTTTTGCTTGGGTTAATCTCCAACATCATGATGCTCTCTGTTCTTCAGAAAGTTCTGATGATATTTGTCAACCAGGTGCAGATTGTGCTCGGTTTAAGCCCAGATTCAGTGCTTCTCAAGATGGCACCACTGGTAATGAAATCAGAAAAATAGCGGCAGAAGCTCCTGGTCTCAATGGTTTTCAACGAGATTCAGGAATGGAAGTTGTCTTGGCAAGCAATGCTGCTGAGAACGACACTTCCTCTAAGAAAATCCAGAGGGGGAATCCAGAGAATGATGGAAGGGATGGATGTCTCAAAGAAATTGCTGGAAATGCATCCAAAATTATTAGTCAACCATGCCAGCAGGAGCCTAGGAAAGAAGCGCATCAACTGATTGATGCACCCCGACTTTCATCTATGCCAACTTCCATCACATCTCAAACTGCTGACCCCAGGATTGATTCCACATCTCGTGGCATGAGAATCGAAATTCCATCTTCTGAATCAAGACAGGCCTCTGATGTGGATTGGAATGTGCATGACGGATTTGTTCATAAACCCAACACTATTGGCTTCAGAAGTTCGTGGCAGCATGGTGGAAACAACTCAGTTTCTTCTCCGTTTGGACATAAACCCCCAGTATGGCCTGATGGAAGCCCCAACTTCACGCCCAATGGATTCAGTAATGGGCCAAAGAAGCCACGAACTCAAGTTCAATACACATTGCCTTTTGTGGGTTGTGATCTCAGTGAAAAGCAAAAATCACCAAGCACAAAATCTCTACCTTGCAAACGAATTAGGAAAGCTAGCCTGAAGAGGATATCTGATGGTTCTGGTAACAACAGGAAAAATTTGGAGTCGCTTAGTTGTGTTGCGAATGTTCTAGTCACCAATGGGGACAAAGGATGGAGAGAATGTGGGGCACATATTGTGTTGGAAGTTGATGATCATAATGAATGGAGACTGGCTGTGAAACTTTCTGGGGTTACAAAATATTCCTACAAGGTTAAACACATTTTACAGCCCGGGTCTACCAACCGTTTTTCACATGCTATGATGTGGAAAGGAGGGAAGGACTGGGTACTGGAGTTTCCTGATCGGAGCCAGTGGATGCTTTTCAAGGAGATGCATGAGGAATGCCACGACAGGAATATTCGTGCTGCATCTGTGAAGAATATCCCCATCCCTGGAGTACGGCTGGTTGAAGAGAGTGATGATCATGGAAATGAAGCTCCTTTTGTTCGGAATCCTATAAAGTATTTCCGACAGGTCCAAAATGATGTTGAAATGGCAATGGATCCCTCACATGTTTTATATGACATGGATAGTGATGATGAACAGTGGTTGATGTCACACAATAGTCGTGCTGACAAACATGATGAGATATCTGAGGAGTCCTTGGAGAAGGCGATAGACATGTTTGAAAAAGTTTCCTATTCTCAGCATCGGTTGAACTTCACTGATGATGAAATTGAAAAGCTTCTGAGTGGAATGGGGTCAACGGCGGCTGCAAAAGTTGTACATCAGTACTGGAGGGAGAAGAGGGAGAAAATCGGCATGTCTTTAATAAGACATCTGCAG CCTCCACTTTGGGAGAGGTATCAACAACAGCTGAAAGAGTGGGAGCACAAGGTTTCTCCTGGATTATACGCCTTTTCTGCTGGTAATCAAGGGAAGGTTCCTCCTGAAAAACCACCCATGTTTGCGTTCTGCTTAAGACCACGGGGCTTGGAGGTTCCCAATAAGGGTTCAAAACAACGGTCGCACAGGAGACTTCCAGTTTCCGGGCACCATCATGCTTCCTTGGCAGATCACGACGGTCTTGTCTTTG GGAGGAGATCCAATGGGCATGTTTATGGAGACGAGAAGGCGTATGCTAGCAGTCTTCATCACGATTCTTCCGATGTTTCACCGTCACTCAGAGGTGCAACAAGGGTACTGTCTCCGCGAGATGCACATTTCTACTTGAGCACCGGAGCGTCCGACTGGAAAGGCAGCCCCAAGTTTTACAAGAACAAATCAAAGAAGCTCGGATCATACCCCTCCTACAACAACCAGCAGACGATGATCCCCTACACCCCTCGGTCAACAGGGAAGAGAAACGCAATCCAGCAATGGAACACGGGGGGAGTGCCCGAATCACCCGGTCAGAGGTCCTATTTCCTCGAAGGCCCCGATAGCTCAGCAGACATTCACGAGTTCCGGTTGCGCGATGCATGCGGCGCAGCGCAGCACGCGCAGAAAATGGCCAAGCTCAAGAGGGAGAAGGCTCAGAAGCTGTTCTACAGAGCAGACCTAGCTGTCCACAAAGCTGTGCTTGCTCTGATGAATGCAGAGGCAATAAAAGAGCCCCTTGGCGACTCAATCGACATCAACTAG